The Montipora capricornis isolate CH-2021 chromosome 1, ASM3666992v2, whole genome shotgun sequence genome contains a region encoding:
- the LOC138051237 gene encoding uncharacterized protein: MSKRKWTKRWLYDSTIEVPKATKWRRRIEVNNPHNDEEIVDVRGHYVTEVIDLESNTSPFKKQKTLGDCLPSRRNETHPLKRCNLGEKFNSSNAALQTGIQTEHGVMSSFVARQQNAYSESTCLQDELDDCGDTNQLERDGSAREIDTTANDCEDQSLTPDLWQKMSCGDGLHEDSDCFDAVDCNNGLELADCYRESLLGELNFNEEIPDMECFKNTPAASSEDQEPLRDEQALYQDSPLSVAESSLLLMAFSVRHKLSGVALEDLLELIQLHCPKPNKCITELKEFQLFFQALKHPIVKHYYCPNLICKLYVGSSKPENTSKCAVCGTPLCSSAYFIEIPIVEQLRTILSGPGMIKKLQYRFSRTKIDPGAIEDVYDGELYKKHSCPGGFLSNQHNISFLGNTDGVALIRSNGYGVWPVYLVVNEIPPSERCVYLFLIFLNPLKKVFAIT; the protein is encoded by the exons ATGTCTAAAAGAAAATGGACTAAACGTTGGCTGTACGATTCCACTATAGAAGTTCCAAAAGCAACGAAGTGGAGACGCAGAATCGAAGTAAATAACCCCCACAATGACGAAGAAATCGTGGATGTTCGTGGCCATTATGTAACGGAAGTGATCGACTTGGAAAGCAATACTTCTCCGTTTAAGAAGCAGAAAACTTTAGGTGATTGTTTACCTAgcagaagaaatgaaacccatcctttAAAAAGATGTAATCTTGGGGAAAAATTTAATTCTTCAAATGCTGCATTGCAAACTGGAATTCAAACTGAACATGGAGTGATGTCAAGTTTCGTTGCCAGACAGCAGAATGCCTACAGTGAAAGCACGTGTTTGCAAGATGAGCTGGATGATTGTGGAG ATACCAATCAATTAGAAAGAGATGGAAGTGCCAGGGAAATTGACACTACTGCTAACGACTGTGAAGACCAAAGCTTAACGCCTGATTTATGGCAGAAAATGAGTTGTGGGGATGGATTACATGAAGATAGCGATTGTTTTGACGCAGTTGACTGCAATAATGGTCTTGAACTGGCTGACTGTTACAGAGAATCTTTGTTAGGTGAACTGAATTTTAACGAAGAGATACCAGATATGGAGTGTTTCAAAAACACACCAGCTGCCTCAAGTGAAGATCAGGAACCACTTAGAGATGAACAAGCTCTTTATCAAGACTCCCCACTATCTGTGGCAGAGAGTTCCCTTTTACTGATGGCATTTTCTGTGCGTCACAAACTTTCTGGAGTTGCACTTGAAGACTTGTTGGAGCTCATTCAACTCCACTGCCCAAAACCAAACAAATGTATCACTGAGCTGAAGgaatttcaattgtttttccaGGCTCTAAAGCATCCAATTGTGAAACACTACTATTGTCCAAACCTTATTTGTAAACTTTATGTTGGTTCTTCAAAACCTGAAAATACGTCTAAATGTGCAGTTTGTGGAACACCCCTTTGCAGTTCAGCTTACTTTATTGAGATACCTATTGTGGAACAACTTAGGACAATTTTGTCAG GCCCTGGCATGATCAAGAAATTGCAGTATCGCTTTAGCCGAACCAAGATTGATCCTGGTGCAATTGAAGATGTCTATGACGGGGAACTATACAAGAAGCATTCCTGTCCAGGTGGATTTTTGTCTAATCAACACAACATATCCTTCCTGGGTAATACAGATGGTGTTGCTCTTATACGGTCCAATGGTTATGGAGTTTGGCCTGTTTATCTTGTAGTCAATGAGATCCCACCTTCTGAAAGGTGTGTATATTTGTTTCTCATATTTCTTAATCCTCTTAAGAAGGTGTTTGCAATTACATGA